The nucleotide sequence TCACACAACTCAAGCAAGTACTTGCTCATGTAAACTGTCATCCTGCCTTCCCTTCTCTAGTTACACCTACACTTCTGTAAGTTCTCTTTATTTACAgtgaagacaaaggaaaagcttAAGCAATGAAATCTGTAAagctgtagatttttttcttcagtgcttaaTTCTCACAGTCTCAATTCAGTGCATCTTTATACCCCATCAATAACTCCCTGCTCTGAGTTGTCTTGCCAAATTTGACAAACTAGATTTATTCAAGTGCAGGCCACTAACAGGGCTAGAAATACTCTGTCTGCTGCCTTCCTGAAACTAATCTCCGAAGCTGtcaaatacagaagaaatgaaatggaagaatATAAGAAGAATCTTCACATTCCCTGCTGCAGCGTTCCCTTAACGCAGTGTTAAGTCTCCTTGTAAGACTTTGCTACATACTCGGAAAACATTCATTCAAAAGCAGATGTCCAGCTACAAAACAAAGTCTGTCCCCAAGAAAGAAACTTGctaaaatggaacaaaaatatttctataagCTTCTCAAATTTTCcaatgcatgaaaaaaaaatcttttaggtGATATTTCCGCTTACCTTATTTGAAATACCTGGCTGTcaagttctgtttgtttgcctttttaagTTTTTTGAGGACCTACTTTATGAAAGGAATTAAGAGTCCACAGTGCTTTCAGTTACAGACACTAACACTTTCAGACCTATACTCCTGAATAACAGGAGTATAAGTCTCAACAATAAAAAGCCACTTCCTTGCTCCAGccaagctttttatttttctagaacATATCTGGAGCATATCCAGCATGAAATGGAGTGAGCCCATATGCGAAATAACTCAACAAGACCCAAGAAAAGGTCAAGATGATAGACAGAACACAGGACCCCAACATAACAagaacagtaaaaaagaaaacctgaataATCATTTCTACTGACAGGAAAGTTGACTAGTGAATACTGAATTCATTCAGTACTGCACACATAATTAGCTTTCAAGAAGTCACTGTGCTGATGTTAGAAACAGAGACCACGTATACTCATTTACTGTTCTAGTaagaaaaatcatcagaaaGATTTGGCAGAAGGCTATCATGAGTACCGATCCCAGTTACTGATTCATAAAAcctgcaaatttaaaaatagatgacGTATTTTAGGTAGATAAATGTGCTCAGACTTCACTGTTATTAACAGCCACCACTCAagcacatgaagaaaaatgcagctcttaaataactatttttcaaaacaggatGGAGTATCTCACCTTGTCCATTTCACTTATACAGTGCATATCAGCTTCAAATCCGCGGGCACCTGCTTGCAGCCATATTTCCTCAGCTATGGCTTTTGCCTGCCCTTTTTGTGTTGCATAGAGGAGCAAAAACCTCCTTTTTAAATCACAGCACATTTTCCAAAACAGggtacttttttaattttattttttaagacactgcaggggaaaaaaagaagaggcaaATTTACTACATGCAGAACGGCAAGATTTTGCCCTGTTTATTAGATGAAAAAGAGATACTTTAAAAGGATAGCAGTGATGTTTGATTTGGAAATAGGGCATCTACTCTGAAGAGAAGCCTTTTCTAACAACTAGGCTTTGCAGGACAGGGTGTGAAAGATTCAGTTAAGTGTGCTGTACTGCCTTGATATTGCAATATTATTGCAGTATACCAAGCTAAGAACCTAGTCTCTAAGCAATgcaatagagaaaaaaatcatgaaaacagTATCACgtaagttttattttccattttaagtcACTGATTGCTTTAGTCAGCTTTCTGAGATGcatttgaaaagaacaaaatacataGATTTGGTGACATCAAACTACAACATTTGACgaatgtttttaattcttaatttcttcttgtttgaAATCGACATTTTTTACCTGAATGCTCTTATATGTCATTCTCTATGtctacatttttaaacacaggctttattttcattccctGTTCCAAAAAGGAGCTTCTTATACAACTACAGAGCttgttttagatattttttcttgaaatgagaaataaatcttAAAGAAATCTTCTGTAGTGTAAAATTCCACTCCTTCCCAAACTCTTGCAAGAAGTAGGAGGAATGAGATGCACATCTTTATCCATCTGCCTGTCCCATAAAAATTCTCTCATTCAAGCTTTTATGATTTTGACACAGACAGAATATAAAAGGTCAACTTCAAGAAGCAGTGAATGAGACAGACAATTAAAACATCTCTCGTGCATATATTACAAATTAATCTTCTGCCTGTGTTTTGTTACTGCTAGGGAGCTGCAGTAGAACTCAAATACCTAGAATGAAAATTCAGTCATTTCAGTTCCAaacttgtgactttttttttcatgtgcttgGGCCCAGTTTGCTGTACTTCACTTATGGCACCCCCACAGATTCAACTACATGAAGCATTCAGTGTACTAGCTACACACATCAATTTACGTAGACCGGTAGCAGAAtaatttcaagctttttttttcttgtttcttccagggaaaacagtaaaagaataCTATATTCATATGGCAAAATATTTCTCCCCACAGTATTGCGGGAGGTATCTCCTATTATGATATTgaggttttttttaaagcacacttTTAAATCGAAAGTGGTAAAATTAAATGACAGCTTCTTAAGAGTACAGTGTCTGTACCATACCTGAATTCCATGAAAGACAAAATTACTAGAAAAATGTAAGgctttcattgtattttttctattacattttCCAGCAcaattttttactttaaattgacattattttatctaaaaatatttaaattcattcCAATAACTGACTTCATGTGCACAGAAAAAGACGTGCAAGCAAAATAATCAACAGACTTGTTTCTCACACTCcttttacaaaagaaatactACCATTTGACTACACAGAAATTATGGAGGTtcatatgaaatacattttcactacCCTCATATCCCTCCAGTAAGAGAGGTTTGTCCCAGTCATGTGCTGTGTTTCCAACCTGATTGTTCCTTTGTCAGCAGGTGGCAATGTCCggctgcagagaaaaaacaataaaggTGAAATGGTGTTTCTTTATTACTATGTTCTTTCTCATAccttagaaaaagagaaggatgaCCAGTTTTCCACTTGGGCCACACGATGCCTCTGCAGGACCCTCACACTCTTCTGTGGGGCTTCAAACGGGGCTGTGAACCTGTGGCTTCAGAGCCGTGTCAATGGCATATTGTCAATGGCAAAAAATGGCATATAATGCCATTTTTTCAGACGATGCAGGCTTGTTCGTAATAACTTTCACCCTGCAACCAAGACAAAGACACGTGAGCTTCACCAAAAGGAGTCTCAAGCAGCAGTTCTTTCCGAAAAATCATTAAACTCGCACAGTAAACCTCCTACTGCACcggaaagaaatattttttttgtattttcagggTTAGAGCTGCCCCTGAAGAGGGCCGGTGCCTGACGCACTAAGGCAGTCCCAGCAACAACCACAGCCCCGCACAGCGCTCCCAGCGCCCGGTCCTGCCCCGCCACCCCCCGGAGCCACCAGGATTTTTCTGTCACCCCTATTTCTGCCCCAAAACCGCCATTTTCCCGAATTCCCGGCGGCGACGGACCTACCCGTCCAGGGGCCGAGCACGGCGCCCGCAGTACCGAGCCCGGCCGCGCCGAGCCGCGCCGTGAGGGCGGCGGAAGCTCCCGGCAGCCCGCGGTGCCCGTGATGGCGGCGGAGGTGAGGCACCGGACCTCGGCAACAGCagcagtagtagtagtaaaagcagtaaaagcgcagcagcagcagcagcagcagcagcagcaggcggggcgggagggggctgcggcccGGCTGCCGGCCCGGGCTGCGGGAAGGGTTTCGGGTGCGTTTCGCTGCCGTGCCGAACGACACTTGCCTGTTGTTTCCTCCTAGGTGGCTGCTGAGGGCACGCTCGGGCCAGCATGGCTTTGGTCAGCCTGAAGAGTATCCGTGTTTGTTCAGCTGGCACGCCGGCCAGCAGGCAGGTTTTGCTGGCCCTCAGCAGAAGTTTGAGGTCCGTCGGCGGGCAGCGcaagcccccaaaccccagcgCCGTCGCCATGAGGGAACTGTGCTCCAGGGATAAGACCAGGTATATGTTTTGTCGACAAAACCACGTACAGCTGCGGATACAGGCTCTTTCTGTTAATGACACCGTGCAGCTTTGTGGGGACACCAGGAGCGGTCCtaaagctgacagcagatggATGGATGAACAAGTATTTTTCAGGAAGTTGAACAGCCTCAGTACCtccaaagagatttttaaatttctcagcTCTCTGGAAGTTATGTCTGATATTATGGCATTGGGGGCCCTGCAGAGGATTTCTGAAGTTGAGGTGGATGCCGACGGCCTGAAGAACCCTGAAGAAGTGCTAGAGAACGAAGTCTTCAAGGCATTATGCTTTCAGTTTGAATTTGAAGCCTCAAAGCTGTCAAATGCCGGGCTGCTGAACGCGTTGCAGGCTTTGATAAAGCTGCGCATAGATCCGGAGAGCACGCTGATGGCAAGCTTGCTCTCAGAGAGCGAAGAACGGCTTGCCACCAGACAGCTGGCTGTTGAACAGCTGTGCTCTCTCGCAGAGAGTTTGCTTGAGTTGGAAGGCCCCAGCTGTGCAACGCTGGGACAAATCATGAACCACATACAGGAAGAAGACACTGAGAACTGGACTCCTAGGGAAATGACGATGGTTTATAAAATGCTGCAGGCTACTGTCAGGGAAGGGGAACAATACCATGACTTGCTAAACAGAATGAACAGCGCCACTTTAGCCATAGCTGACCAACTAAGCCCAAATTTCACGAGCATGATACTGAATTCCCTGGTGGTTCTCCAACAGACTCGAGCAGTTTCCTTAGTCATAGCACTCTGTAAGCATTCTGTGAAGCATGTTCCTTATTTCACAGATGATGAGTTGGTAAATGTACTGGATGCCTTCCTGTGCTTTGGACATCGTGAACAAAGTTTTACAGATGCACTGGAAACACACGTTCCCAAGTCCATCTCTACCATGCATCCTGAAACAGTCAGCAAAGTGATGCAGTATTGCTGCCAAAAGACAATACTTTCCAAGCCTATTTTTGATGCAGTGGCagaatgtttcatttctgttgctGACAGATTTACCACCAGCCAGATTGCTGAGTGTATTGTCCCATTTGGGACTCTTAACTATCTTCCTCCAAGTGCTTCTTCCTTGTTTAGGAAGCTTGAAACTGTACTACATACTCGTTTTAGTCAGTTTCAGCCTCACACCTTGCTGAACCTGCTGCACTCGTGTGTCCTTATTCAGCGTTACCCAGTAAATTTTCTGCCAAAAATATTTAGTCCCTATTTTCTGCAACATCTTCAAGGTAAGGAGCAGTGTTTCTTGTGCAGTGTTCTGTCTCTCTTATTATATGGTTTGTCTCTTGTCAAGCACCCATTTGTTATTGCTTGCATCTGTCTAATCTCATCAAATCACCAATGACCTGATTAAGGTGACTTGTGAATAGTGATCAGGGGGCTGAAGGTTGTTGCTTCCTTATCACAGTTGCAGTTGTATCATTTAGCAGAATTTACACAGAGATTTGAAATGCCatgaaaatttttatttcagttaatcCTTCTGCCTTTTCAAAAAAGACTGCCCCTGTGCTGTTCCCTATGGTTGTCCTTTATCTTACACAAGTTATAAATGCTAAATtattcagtgaaatatttgagaaatatGTTACTTTTGTCTGTTTAAAATTCTGTGCCTATGCAGTGACCCCTGTGAATACTCTTACTGAAGTGAGGC is from Anser cygnoides isolate HZ-2024a breed goose chromosome 2, Taihu_goose_T2T_genome, whole genome shotgun sequence and encodes:
- the FASTKD3 gene encoding FAST kinase domain-containing protein 3, mitochondrial → MALVSLKSIRVCSAGTPASRQVLLALSRSLRSVGGQRKPPNPSAVAMRELCSRDKTRYMFCRQNHVQLRIQALSVNDTVQLCGDTRSGPKADSRWMDEQVFFRKLNSLSTSKEIFKFLSSLEVMSDIMALGALQRISEVEVDADGLKNPEEVLENEVFKALCFQFEFEASKLSNAGLLNALQALIKLRIDPESTLMASLLSESEERLATRQLAVEQLCSLAESLLELEGPSCATLGQIMNHIQEEDTENWTPREMTMVYKMLQATVREGEQYHDLLNRMNSATLAIADQLSPNFTSMILNSLVVLQQTRAVSLVIALCKHSVKHVPYFTDDELVNVLDAFLCFGHREQSFTDALETHVPKSISTMHPETVSKVMQYCCQKTILSKPIFDAVAECFISVADRFTTSQIAECIVPFGTLNYLPPSASSLFRKLETVLHTRFSQFQPHTLLNLLHSCVLIQRYPVNFLPKIFSPYFLQHLQAQPPGLDRFVASQLTRLFLTVTLECPFYEGPKLLPKYQVKAFLTPHCSLDFHLLKRVKAGLLYLLKKRIYFASEVSTPYFYIVDIEIKLDEEGFVLPAAQCEEVHRRIALCVDGRNRFCINSHNLLGEEAIKQRHLQLLGYKVVQVPFFEIESLNTSRKMAEYLHKKIFPRTYGLGC